Genomic segment of Sulfitobacter faviae:
AGGGCCGACCGCCCAGAGACGAGCGGCCCGCTTTTGCGGTTAATCCGCCACCGTGATCCCGATTTTCCCCATATGGGACTTTTCGATGAACGCCTCCTGCGCCTGTTTCAGATCGCGCAGCGCATAGCTTTCCGCCACGACAGGCCGGATTTCCCCGCGTTCGATATAGCCCACCAGATCGGCAAAAACGCTCGGCTCTTGCCGGGTGCTGCCCATCAGGGTCAGGTCCTTGAGGTAGAGCGTGCGCAGGTCCAACTCCACGATCGGCCCGGCAATCGCGCCCGAGGTCACATAGCGCCCGCGCGTCACCAGCGCGTCGAGCAGTTTGGGCCAACCCGCCCCTCCGACGAGGTCGAGCACCACGTCATAGCTGTCCTCCGGCAGGGCCGCATCCCGGTCGAACGTCTCATCCGCGCCAAGCGCCTTCAGCGCCTCCATCTTGCCGGGGCTGGTCACCGCCGTCACATGCGCGCCGCGCCGTTTCGCCAGTTGCACCGCCGCAGAGCCGACCCCGCCCGAGGCGCCGGTGATCAACACACGCTCGGCCCCCAAAGCGGCCCGCTGGATCATCCCCTCGGCAGTCGAAAAGGCGCAGGGAAAGGAGGCGAGCTCAACGTCTGTGAGGGGGCTGTCGACCCGCAGCGCGTTGCTGGCCTCGGCGGTGGCATATTCCGCAAAACCGCCGTCTCGCTCCGATCCGAAGGTAACGAGATCATCCGGCCCCGCGCCCGCAGGGCTGTACATGGGCCGGATCAGAACCCGCTCGCCGATGCGGCCTTGATCGACACCCGTGCCCACGGCCACGACCTCTCCGCAGCAATCGGCCCCTTGGATGCGCGGAAAACTCAGTGCGCCAGACCAGCCGCCATCGGCGTCCGACGCGCCGCCGTAGCCCTCGCTCGCCGCCGAGCCGGTGTCGCCGCGCACCGCTTTGGAATACCAGCCTGTGCGGGTGTTCACATCCGTGTTGTTCACCGCCGCCGCGCCGACGCGAACCAGAACCTCCCCGGCGGCGGGCTTTGGCAGCGCGACATCCTCGCGCCACTCCAGCTTGTCCAAGCCGCCATGGCCGGTCAGCAGCATCGCTTTCATGGTCTTCGGTAGGGTCATCGCTCGGGCTCCTTCAGCGGCAGAATGGTAAAGTGTAGAATGATTGCTCTACTTGCGTAGGTAGAGCGCCCCCTCTACATCGTCAAGCATGACAGATACCAAAAGCAAGATCGCCGCCGGGCTGGAACGTGCCTTTGCCACCCGCGGCTTTGCCGACCCCAGCGTCGAAGACCTGCGCGATGCGGCCGGGGTGAGCCTGCGCACGCTCTACAAATACACCCCTCTCGCGCCGAAATGGTACTGGCCGCGCTAGAGAACCGGCAACAACGCTATCTGGCGCTGGTCTTCGGCGATCTGCCCGAGACCCCGACCGAGGCGCTGGAGACAATTCTGGCCCGCGTCGGGCAGTGGATGGAGACGGAAACCTCGCACGGCTGCCTGTTCCACGCCGCCGTGGCCGCCGATCCCGGCAGCGAAAAACTGCACGCCTTGCTCTCGCGCCATAAGGCCGAGGTCGCGGCCAAAGCCGCCGCAGCCGCCAATATGCCGGGTGCGGAGACTGAGTTGCTGCTGATCCTCGAAGGGCTCACGCAGACTTGGCCGCTGCGCGGGGCGCAGGCGGTGACCGCCGCGCAGCATTTGGCCAAAACGCTGCTGCGCGATGCGCGCCAGCACCAATGACATGCTAGGGACGTTTTCATGATGCAAGGCCACCGCTGGGGCGTGATCGCCATCCTTTTCGCCGCTGTGGTCTGGGGCACGACCGGCACCGCCGCCACCTTCGCCCCCGAGGTCAGCGCCGCCGCCATCGGTGCCGCTGCCATGGGGCTGGGCGGGATCGCACAGGCCCTCTGCGCCGGGCGGGGCATCCTGAACCAACGGCGGCGGCTCTGGCAACAGCGCCGCCTTCTGGTCATCGGGGCGCTGGCCGTGGCGATCTATCCGCTGGCCTTTTACGGCGCGATGCGGCTGGCGGGGGTGACGGTGGGGACGGTCATCACCATCGGCTCTGCCCCGCTGCTCTCGGCGCTGATCGAATACCTGTTGGATGGCCGCCGCCTGACCCTGCGCTGGTCCTTCGGGGCGGCGGTCGGGCTGATCGGCATGGGGTTGATCTGCTTGGCCGAGGGCGATGCCCATGGCAGCGCGGTAAGCGCACCTTCCGTCCCTCTGGGCGTTTTGCTGGGTCTGATCGGCGGCTTCACCTACGCGCTTTATTCGTGGAGCGCGCGCCGGATGATGCTGCAAGGCACCCGCTCTGCCGTGGCCATGGGGGCGACCTTTGGGCTGGGCGGGCTCTTGCTGATGCCGGTGCTGGCGGTTTCAGGCGGGGTGTTTCTGGCCTCTTGGACCAACGCCGCGGTGGGGCTCTACATGGCCGCCGTGCCGATGTTTCTGGGCTATATCGCCTTCGGCTACGGCCTTGCCCGGGTTGAGGCGAGCACGGCCACCGTGATCACCTTGTTCGAGCCGGTCGTCGCGGCGGTGCTGGCCGTGGTCATCGTGGGCGAACGCCTGCCCCCGCTGGGCTGGGTCGGCGTGGCGCTGGTGATCGGCTGTTTGGCCATCATCACCCTGCCCGCCCCGCGACGGCTGCGGCGGCACACACCTGCCCCGCCGCCGCGCGCCACCTAGGCGGCCGCTGCCGCTAAAGCTGATCCGGCGGCGTCTCACCCCGGAAAAAGTGGTCGAGATTGTCCAGCGCCTTGAAACCCATCGCATCACGGGTGGCCACGGTGGCGCTACCGACATGGGGCATCATCATCACGTTATCATGGGCCGCAAAGGCCGGGTTGCCGCCCGGCTCGGTCACGAAGCAATCCAACCCCGCCGCGCCGACATGGCCCGAGGTAAGCGCGTCGAGC
This window contains:
- a CDS encoding TetR/AcrR family transcriptional regulator encodes the protein MTDTKSKIAAGLERAFATRGFADPSVEDLRDAAGVSLRTLYKYTPLAPKWYWPR
- a CDS encoding alcohol dehydrogenase family protein, whose translation is MTLPKTMKAMLLTGHGGLDKLEWREDVALPKPAAGEVLVRVGAAAVNNTDVNTRTGWYSKAVRGDTGSAASEGYGGASDADGGWSGALSFPRIQGADCCGEVVAVGTGVDQGRIGERVLIRPMYSPAGAGPDDLVTFGSERDGGFAEYATAEASNALRVDSPLTDVELASFPCAFSTAEGMIQRAALGAERVLITGASGGVGSAAVQLAKRRGAHVTAVTSPGKMEALKALGADETFDRDAALPEDSYDVVLDLVGGAGWPKLLDALVTRGRYVTSGAIAGPIVELDLRTLYLKDLTLMGSTRQEPSVFADLVGYIERGEIRPVVAESYALRDLKQAQEAFIEKSHMGKIGITVAD
- a CDS encoding DMT family transporter; protein product: MMQGHRWGVIAILFAAVVWGTTGTAATFAPEVSAAAIGAAAMGLGGIAQALCAGRGILNQRRRLWQQRRLLVIGALAVAIYPLAFYGAMRLAGVTVGTVITIGSAPLLSALIEYLLDGRRLTLRWSFGAAVGLIGMGLICLAEGDAHGSAVSAPSVPLGVLLGLIGGFTYALYSWSARRMMLQGTRSAVAMGATFGLGGLLLMPVLAVSGGVFLASWTNAAVGLYMAAVPMFLGYIAFGYGLARVEASTATVITLFEPVVAAVLAVVIVGERLPPLGWVGVALVIGCLAIITLPAPRRLRRHTPAPPPRAT